The DNA sequence GGAGACGGCGGCGGAAATCCTCGGCATCCAGGAGCTGACCTTCGGAGAATACCCCGACACGCGCATCCCCCTCGATAAGGACTTCATCTCCTTTCTCGAAGGCATGATGGAGAAAACGAAGCCAGACATCATCTTCGTGCATCACGGGAACGATACCCATCAGGACCACCGCACCGTCCACAC is a window from the bacterium genome containing:
- a CDS encoding PIG-L family deacetylase; protein product: MNILAIGPHPDDLEYGCGGTLARYAAGGHRVNMLVLTQGGEGGDASIRRREQETAAEILGIQELTFGEYPDTRIPLDKDFISFLEGMMEKTKPDIIFVHHGNDTHQDHRTVHT